The sequence ttctagatttgtgatttttgaAGTTAGAAGCCAGGGATATATGCAGTGGAGCCTCTTCCCTTCATGGTTGTTTGGATGTATGTCAATCCCTATCTTTCCCTGCCCTTTGCTTTAGTCTGGTTTAATGGAGAGCCACATCTTGAACTTCTTTGGCATGTATAGGCTAGGGTAAAATGAGGTTGTCCTGTTGTCTGAGGAAGTAGGGTGGTCCTAGCCTCTTATTGACAAACAGTAGATTGTGGCCTAGAGACTAAGGTAAACTACAGGTAattattccctttctcccccacctcctcctctgtTGGTCCCCAGGGCTGGGGTTGTTCCTGTCCTAGCTGGAAGCTGTATAGACTCCCAAGATGAACTCTGCCCCAAGCTGTTCTATGACCCAGTTTTTCCACTTTGCCACACCCCGTTCCTGTCCCTTTCCCAAATCTTCCTCTAGATCTCAACTTGTATGATGTTGGCCATGTCAGCACATTCTTTGCCTGAGATATTGGGGAGTATTTGTGGGTGGACTAGGGTGCACCTCTTGCCTCCTCATGCCATTTGCCTTCCTCTCAGAATTATTGGGGTTCTAAAAAGAAGAAACTGGGATGTTGTTGTTCATAGGATAACATAGGAGTGTTCAGAAAAGGCCGTCCAAAAAATTATTCTTCCTGGTGAGATCTAGGCCGGTGTCCTGTTCCCTTGAGAGTGGGAGGGGTTGCCTTGAGCCTAGTCTGATCCTGAGCTAAGTAGGCTAGGGGGCCTGATGGGGCTTTGTCTAACCTGAGGTCTGTTTTCTAGTGTCTAGTCCTGGGAGGGAAGAGCCAGAGGCTGCTTAAGGGGTAGATCTCCAGAGATTAGAAGATAGAAACTTAGTATAGAATTGGAGGAAGAATGTTGTTTATGTTCCTTGGGACAAACGTATGAGTCTTTGAAacttgaggaaaatgagagaCTTTGTTGGGTATCCATTCAAATGAAAGTGGCATTGTAGGATGTGCTTTAGAACTTCTTGCCATGGATTCCTACTACAAACAATGGAATATCAGAAGTGTGGCAAGGAGATTGTGTGTTTGAGTTACTCTCAACGTCTTACCTATGTTCTGGTCTTTAAAACGATGTTTTTTTGGCAGTGTAACTCAATCTTTTGTTATCAATTGTCCCTTGTGTATTTATACTGGTTTTCATTCTCTTGAGACCTCTCAAGAAGAATGTCAACTTAAAAATGGGTAAGAGACCTGCATCTAGGGACTTTttgaaaggggagggagagagagggaaggaaaggaaaggacaggAAAGTTCTTATTGAGGacaatttctttccccttttgaacCTCCCAACACTTCCTGTCTGCCCTGTATTGGCAAGCCGGGTGCCCTAGGTGGCTTCTGTGGTCAGGAACCATTTTCCTTCTCCTAAGTTGTACCTCTCTTACCATTTCTATGATGGGTGGAGGTGGCCAGAGAAGAAAGGGAGTAAGTGAGCTAACATGGATTTCTGTTACAAAGGAAGCAACATCtgtccttctcctccccccttaATGCCCCCCTCTTACCTAACCCTGCCCAGCAGCCTTGTATATAACCCTAGGCTTTGTGCTAGTGTGCCCAGAGCCAAGGGGGAGGGGGTAGCCAGATGGGAGAAGGCTGGGTTGGAGGGAGTAGTAACAGTTGATTAGACTCGGCCCCAGAGGAGGGTAAGCTACTGGCCCCAGGGGAGACAAGAGAGCAGGCGCTTGAAGGTGAGAAAGAAGGGGGAGTAAACTATTGGGGAAGGGGTTGGTGGGGTGTTTTGGGGGAAGCTGTTGGCAGTTGAGCCTAAGATCCAGAGGCTCTGGTTGCCCTGAGTAGCAGAGGCCCAAAGGGGCTGGTTAAGGGTGTGGCTACAGGAAAACCTGAAGCTGAGTGGGACTCATATTTTCAGAACATTATTGGAGAAAGAGGCATGCTGCTGTATCTCCTACCTCTCAGCTGGTGTAATTTCCCAGGTTAGGGATATCTTGTCAATTAGAGTGTATCCTGATAGAATATTGGAACTTATTTTAACTTTCCCTGATAGTTACCTTAATTCAGAAACTATGTTAATGTAGATAAAGAAAATTGCTCTTAAGGAGTGGCTCTGGGGCTCTGTGATAGGCTAGAGGTGGCTGACCTGCTGTAGTGGCCCTGGTTAATATGCATACAGCTTTTCTCCTTGGACTTCTGGAGGAGAGTGAAGAAGGCAGATTCCCCTTAGAATTTGAGGAAATTATAGGTTGAAGATTCAGCATTGAGTCCTAACATTTACCTATCTTGCTACTTCTCCACATTTTACCCTAATGAACTTACTTAAGAGAATGAAGAAGACCCAGAGGAAGACTTATCAGAGGCAGAGACTCCTAAactcaaaaagaagaagaagcctAAGAAACCTCGGGACCCTAAAATCCCAAAGAGCAAACGACAAAAAAAGGAGGTGAGTGAGGGTGGCTGAGGTATGGTATGAATGGAGGTAGggtggaaaagaggaaaaataggagaatTAGCGATAGGGAAGATGTGTGTAGAGGGTAGATGTTGTGTAGGAAAGGTCTGGGATAAGCCAGGTGGCTGTCCCAAGCCAGCATGTGTGTagcatgtgtgtgtctgtctccctttccctctcctccccctccctgtTCTAGCGTGTGCTCTTATGCCGGCAGCTGGGAGACAGTTCTGGGGAGGGGCCTgaatttgtggaggaagaagatgagATGGTTTTGCGATCAGACAGCGAGGGCAGTGACTATACCCCtggcaagaaaaagaagaagaagcttgGACctaagaaggagaagaaaagcaagtctaagagaaaggaggaagaagaagaagatgatgatgatgatgactcaAAGGTGCCTAGAacccttttctcccccccccgaccccgcccccccccccccccccccccccccccctctcattccttttatttctcttttgacaTCTAATAGTCCCTTAGGAGACTTCTCTTGTAAAAAGCTTAACTTCTAGTTCTTTCCCCTTACGGTAGTATTTTGATTCTCAAGGGTTCCTTCTTACCTCCTATTATGTACCTTTGAAAGGATTGCCAGGGTTTTGATTCTCTTCCCTTGGCCTTTTTAGGAGCCCAAGTCATCAGGTCAGCTACTAGAAGATTGGGGCATGGAGGACATTGACCATGTGTTCTCAGAAGAAGATTATCGAACTCTTACCAACTATAAGGCCTTCAGCCAGTTTGTCAGGTATTTAAGCTAAGACTCAGGAGTCCTTAGGAAGGGAAGGAGCATGTAACTCTTTTTCAGTCTCTAGTcttgctattttgtttttatcaaccAATGTCTATTTTCATCCTTCCCCAGACCTCTCATTGCTGCTAAGAACCCCAAGATTGCAGTTTCCAAGATGATGATGGTTCTAGGAGCCAAATGGCGAGAATTCAGTACCAACAACCCCTTCAAGGGCAGTTCCGGGGCCTCAGTGGCAGCTGCAGCTGCGGCAGCAGTAGCTGTAGTGGAGAGTATGGTAACTGCAACTGAAGTTGCTCCACCTCCACCCCCTGTGGAAGTACCCATCAGAAAGGCCAAAACCAAGGAGGGTAAAGGTTAGTGAGATAAGATAGGTGTATGTAGATGTCTTTCCTTAtctttgaggttgaatttgaatctcAGGTTTATGTTGAGTTTAGGGAAAATTAATGTTGATAGACCTAGTTTAGACCTATTGTAAGgaggattgtcttttttttttttaatctattgccCAATATGTTCAACAAACTTCTGTTAAGTACCATACATGGAAGGTTCTGCCTGGGTCCAGGGGATAAGTTAGAAAAGCAGAGTAgtcttcaaggagcttgtattttcttggggagggggggatagGTAGTGGAAGATGTATTCTGTATGACAATATGTAGGAGGGAAAGAGCAATGACATTTGGGAGTAACAGGAAAGACTTTGCAGAAGTGCCAATTTTACTGACCCTTGAAGCGGGGAGACAAGGATTTTGacaagagagatgaaaagataaCATTTCAAGAATGAGGAACATCGTTTGGAAACTGATTTAATCGGCTTTGGCTAGAGTCTAAAGTGTGAAGAGAAGTAGTAATTTGATAAGATTGGAGTTAGATGATGGTGGATCTTACTGCCAGTCTAAGGAGGTAGAACTGTTTGAGGTATTGCCTGTTGAGACACTTAAGGGTTTGAATGGAAAAGGAATGGGGCACAGATCAGATCTTTTATAGAACTATTAGTTTAATTGTGGGGAAGAGGACTGGAAGTAAGTACAGCAGTCTCTCAGGGTAGCCTAGATAAGATTTTGATGGGTGGAAATAAAATGATAGCTCTGTGATTTGGACTGAAGAGAATGGATGAATTTATAGGACCGGATAATTAATTGGAcaagttgagtttgagatgctgaTAGACTATCTAGGTCGAAATGTTAAAGACACAGAATTAATAGGTCTTCATAATTGATTGGATTTGggaaatgaaaatagaagaaGTAAGGATAACTTCTGGGTGACTAGGATAAATAGGAATGTTTAAAAGTGGAGTTTTTCAGTAGGGAAAAGATTATCAACTTTTATTTTAGACTTACTGTTTTTGAAATACTGATGGAACTTCTATGTGGAGATGTCTGACAGGTAATTGATGATGTAGATCTGAGAACGTAGGAAAGAGCAGAGTGGATACATAGATATGTGGgtcatttttgtacatgtgataACAGAGCTCATGGGGTCAGGTGAAATTATCATGAAAGAAGACACAGAAAAAAGGATCAAGGACAGAGTCCTGGGGGACATCCACTATTTGGAGTTAGAAATTAGAGTTAGAAGTTGGAGTTAGAAGATGGCAGGTGGTTTAGCCAAGAAGCCTGAAAAAGATCAATCAAGTAAATAGAAGGAGAAATCAGGGGAGAGCAGTGTTATAAAAACAGGAAGAATATCCAGGTACATATGGTAGTTGGAGGGCAGTGGTATCAGGAGTCAAACtaaagagatcaagaaggatggaaaatgctattggATTTAGTAGTTAAGTTGTTggcaactttggagagaaaaatttCAGTGGAGTAGTGGGATGAAAGCCAGAATGGAAGAGTTTGAGAATTATGAGTGGGtggtgaggaaatagaggcagtgAGTGAgcatagatgatttttttcaaaaagtttgtcagtgaaagggaaggaaggagattgGTGATTGGTACTTTGAGTAGGATAGGGTTaaatggttgtgtgtgtgtgtgtgtgtgtgtgtgtgtgtgtgtgtttttaaaggATGTGATAAACCTGACATATTTGTAGATAACAGGGATAGAATCAGAAATAAGATATTAAAGGTGAATGAGGGAATAAAGTCAATAAGGCAAACTTCTGGACGCCTTAGAGAGTTGGTATTTGCATTTGACTCAACTTTTCTTTTAGGTCCCAATGCCCGACGGAAACCTAAAGCTAGCCCCCGTGTGCCTGATGCTAAGAAGCCCAAACCGAAGAAGGTGGCACCCCTGAAAATCAAACTGGGAGGCTTTGGCTCTAAGCGCAAGAGGTCTTCGGTGAGAATCTGCATGTGGTAGGGTCACCAAATCCTAAGGAGGAACTACCCTGGAACAGGATACAGCAATGGATATAAGTGTGGGAGGTTGTCGGCAGAAATGTTAAGCTAGACATCTAGTATTGTCCTCTAGTATGCTAACATTCTCTTTGAAAGGTGAGAATGGTACTTTCCTCACCACATACATCTTTTCCCTGGCTGGGGCTTCTAGCTCTCTGATATCTTTTATCCTGCTAGAGTGAAGATGATGACCTGGATGTGGAATCTGACTTTGATGATGCCAGTATCAACAGTTACTCCGTGTCAGATGGTTCGACTAGTAGGAGCAGCCGCAGCCGCAAGAAACTTAGAgctaccaaaaagaaaaagaaaggtgtgTTTCTCTTATGTCTTTGTATGGATATTGGTGAGGGCTCAAATCCCCTAAAAATAGGACTGAGATTTGGGGGTGGTATCATGATGGGTGGCGGGTTGTGCTACTTACTGGGCTTCCCCTCTTCCTTGCCTAGGCGAGGAGGAGGTGACTGCTGTGGATGGTTATGAGACAGACCACCAGGACTACTGTGAAGTGTGCCAGCAAGGAGGAGAGATCATCCTGTGTGATACCTGTCCCCGTGCTTACCACATGGTCTGCCTGGATCCTGACATGGAGAAGGCCCCGGAGGGCAAATGGAGTTGTCCACACTGTGTGAGTACCTATCACATATGGACCCCTTTGGACTTGGGGGAGGTTGTATTCTGTGGGGATTATGGGGATGAAGTTTGTgagatttgggggaaaggaaCTAGTTTGGGGGAAGAGATAGATTGAgaatggtgggggggggggtgggaccTAGCTGTGATCTCTTACTACAGGAAAAGGAAGGTATCCAGTGGGAAGCAAAGGAGGACAACTCTGAGGGTGAAGAAATCCTAGAAGAAGTTGGTGGTGACCCTGAGGAGGAGGATGATCATCACATGGAGTTTTGCCGTGTCTGCAAGGATGGTGGGGAACTACTCTGCTGTGATACCTGCCCCTCTTCCTACCATATCCACTGCTTGAACCCCCCACTCCCAGAGATCCCCAACGGCGAATGGCTTTGTCCTCGTTGCACAGTGAGTGCCTGACTTgaaagtggtggtggtggtggggaagtACAATTCACAACTTACAGCTTTATTGTTATGTGATACCTAAGCATTTTGAGAGTAAAGACGCGAAGGGATTGATCAGGAAATAGGGAAATTACTTTTTTGGCCCTTTTATAAAACCCTAGGCTACTGGTGATTCTGGGATTCATCTGGGCCAATACTGGAATGGTGTAGGGCAGGATGGTTAATGCTTTGTCCAGTCGGTACTAAAATAGTGTCATACTAGAGCAGAGCACTCTGTTCCTGTCCCTGTCTCAACACTGCTTCAGGGATCCTATCAATTCATACTGGTTTATTGGAGTCACATAATGCTCTCTAATTTTCCATAAGTCCAGTTTGCCAAGTCTGTTGACATCAAGCTTGattatcctgttttttttttttttttttgagaactagaCATTTGGTTGGTAAAAAGCAATTAGGTGTGAAACATGCAGAAGATAAACCACTGACTGTACTGATATATATAGGCTATGTTAGGCCTACTCCTTAGAGCTATGTgtttgtatttgttatttttcttagtgCCCTTCACTGAAAGGTAAAGTTCAGAAGATCCTGATTTGGAAATGGGGGCAGCCACCATCCCCTACACCAGTGCCCCGACCCCCTGATGCTGACCCCAATACCCCTTCTCCTAAGCCTTTAGAGGGGCGACCTGAGCGGCAATTCTTTGTGAAATGGCAAGGCATGTCCTACTGGCACTGTTCTTGGGTGTCAGAACTACAGGTAAGTGAGAATGGCTGCATGTATTCTCATACAAGAACTGGGAGATAAGGGGAAAGATAATAtcccaagacaaaaaataatatcttatttgataagatgctttctttttttttttctgatcatagcTGGAGCTTCACTGCCAAGTGATGTTCCGTAACTACCAGCGTAAGAATGATATGGATGAGCCACCATCTGGTGACTttggtggggaggaagaaaaaagccgTAAACGAAAGAACAAGGACCCCAAGTTTGCAGAAATGGAAGAACGTTTCTACCGCTATGGGATTAAACCTGAGTGGATGATGATCCACCGTATCCTCAACCACAGGTACTAGTAAAGCTCATAGTTGTCATAGAGATCTTAAAGGGTTCTTGGGGTTGGCGGGGAATGGGGGGAGGCAGGAAGGATAAGATCTCTGTGAAAGAGAATTAGGACTTACTTTTTTCTGTTCCTGAGATTGAACAAGTAAAAAGTCTGTCAGTgtcttatacaaaataaatgtgcaATAAATATTAAAGGAATCCTCATGTTTGAGCTATTagaagagggagggagtgggTGGTGTTGCATTTGGTCTGAGGACAAGAGCTTGTTGATCCCCAGAGGCAGAATATGCATTTCCTAGTTTGTAATATGTGCTATTCAGATTTGTCCATCTCAAGAACACAAAGAGAATGGGGTTTCCTACTGTgacaattctttctctctctttggtgCCACAGTGTAGATAAGAAGGGTCATGTCCACTATTTGATCAAATGGAGGGACCTGCCCTATGATCAGGCATCCTGGGAGAGTGAAGATGTAGAGGTGCAAGACTATGACCTATTCAAGCAGAGCTATTGGAACCATAGGTGAGTGAATATTTGAGTGACTTCAGAACGGGAGAAAGAGACATCGGAAGGGCAGGCATTTAAAGCTCTCTCTTCTTTAGGGAGCTAATGCGGGGTGAGGAAGGACGACCTGGCAAAAAGCTCAAGAAGGTTAAGCTTAGGAAGTTGGAGAGGCCTCCTGAAACTCCTACAGTTGATGTGAGTTGGGACAGAGAAGAGGAAATGACTTAATTAGGTGGGAGGGTAGATCATGTCTCTGTCCAGACCATGCTTCACTTGATGGGAGTCCCATAAATAATGACCTGTTCTCTCTAACATTAATTGttttagtaatttttcttttcctcccttctccatgtTTTTGAAACAGAGAgggttttatttcctctttttagcCAGCAGGGAAAACTAAAGCACAAAgatggagaaggggaggggaggatagGGTTTGTTTAAGGTCATGAAAACTTCTTGGAGAAAAGTATtgtggtataatgaaaagagtgctatatttggagtcaggaaagacttgggtttgaatctacCTTTTGACCATTAGCTAcgtgagcaaattacttaatctcttttagctcttgattcctcatctgtaaaatggtaatataGATATTGTAATAAGGTAGTATTACAGATACAATTGCACATACCTGTAGCCTTACAAAGTGTTTGAGGATCAAAAAATGAAACGTTTTCAGAGTACTTTTGCATACATTAATAACAGCATTGGCTCATATTTATATGTAGTTTAGGGCTAGATCTCAGCAGTCCTGATCTTCAGGTAAAGCTCTTTCCTTTCTGTTTGCCCTATTTTGGAGAACAGACAAGAAAGTTGCCAAAATGAACCTTAGGAAGGAATTGGTAGAAACAGATTTATTCAGTTTGGAGAAGGAACACTAGAATTTGTTTCCCTGAAAATCTTTTTAATACCAAAACTTCCCATTTGTTTGGTGGATTAGTTATCCTACCAAGAAAAGGAGGTTAGgacaagggaaaagagggaataaTGACCCGTGAATCCTATTCATAGatttttgtattgatatttaATTAAGACTGGAAAAGGCACTTGATATTACGAAGTCAGCTTCATCTTCAGGGAATATAAACTTATCTGCCAGTTTCTGACTTcccactattttttctttcagccAACAGTGAAATATGAGCGGCAACCAGAGTACTTAGATGCCACTGGTGGGACTCTACATCCCTATCAAATGGAGGGATTGAACTGGTTGCGCTTCTCCTGGGCCCAGGGCACTGACACTATCTTGGCAGATGAAATGGGCTTGGGCAAGACGGTTCAGACCGCTGTCTTCCTCTATTCTTTGTACAAGGAGGTGAGAAAGAGCACATCTTATTAATTaacttttctgtcttttcaaAACTATTCACTTATTTAGTGCTGAGGTAGAAAAGGAGAATTTGATATAATGGAGAagataagacagaaaaaaatattaagcaacAAAATATAATTAGTAGCACAGAGAGCTATATGAATCTTTGTGCAGGGCAGGTTGTGCCAGTTTTATCAGATCTGTGGGAGGGATTAGTCTGAGAAGGCCCCATGTAAGAGGGAAGTTTTGAAGGAGGGTCAAAACAAAGTTGGAGGGTTAGATTGAAGGTTGATGCTgatcccttttgttctttttcaagctCTTGGCGTAGGGAGGGGCTGAGGAGTTGTATATAGAGTGGTTTATAGAcagggtaatttttaaaagaacctaCATGCTTCTCTTCTGCCTCCTTCCTACTAGGGTCATTCAAAAGGCCCTTTCCTAGTGAGTGCCCCACTTTCTACAATCATCAACTGGGAGCGAGAGTTTGAGATGTGGGCTCCAGACATGTATGTGGTAACCTATGTTGGAGACAAGGATAGTCGTGCTATTATTCGTGAAAACGAGTTCTCTTTTGAAGACAATGCTATCCGTGGTGGCAAGAAGGCTTCCAGAATGAAGGTATCTCAGAGGGAAACTTATCAAGAGGGAGGAATAGCTCTTTCTGGCCAAGTCTCTTCCCTTGGGATGAGGGAAAAGGGGTGGCCTGGGAACTGGAAGATGCTTTTTACAGTAGATGCTTCTGAACGTCAATAATTGGGCTCCCTTCCTTTGTAGAAAGAAGCATCTGTGAAGTTTCATGTTTTGCTGACTTCCTATGAACTGATTACCATTGACATGGCCATTCTGGGCTCCATTGATTGGGCCTGCCTAATTGTGGATGAAGCTCATAGGCTTAAGAACAATCAGTCTAAGGTAAGCAAAGTCTTTGGGCTCTCTTATTATATGGTACCAATTTATTGAAGGTGGGGAATCTCTCAGTAGTGGGTAGAATAGAGAATGGCCATGCTATGGCCATCCCTTTGTTACAAGGTTTTCAAGGGCTAAATTGGCAAGCTTTTTAAATTAGTAAAGCCAGTTTGGAATTTGATGGAATCAAGCTGAGGCCCATGGGTAGCATGAAgtaatctgtttttctttctcttatatttcCCCTATGCCCTACTAGTTTTTCAGGGTACTCAATGGCTATTCCCTCCAGCACAAGTTACTACTAACAGGGACTCCTCTACAGAATAACTTGGAGGAGCTTTTCCACCTGCTTAATTTCCTCACTCCAGAAAGATTCCAGTGAGTATTCTTATATTACACACATCATTTCTCTTACTTTAATCTTACTCCCCTgccctccccccaatttttttcctgtttatcatataattctctttttttttccaccctctgatgaactttttttttgataaagcaACCTGGAGGGCTTCCTAGAAGAATTTGCTGACATTGCCAAGGAAGACCAGATCAAAAAATTGCATGACATGTTGGGGCCTCATATGCTTCGACGGCTTAAAGCTGATGTCTTCAAGAACATGCCCTCTAAGACAGAGCTGATTGTGCGTGTGGAACTGAGCCCGATGCAGAAGTGAGTTGGAGAAATGTTCCCCAAAGGGACAAGAAAAACACTAAACCcactaaaaatatttagaaaagtcTGCTTGTCCCCTGTAATATTTCCAATATTCACACTTTGCCCTGTTCTGGGAGCATTCCAGTCCTGGGGCATCTGGTGATAGGGAACAGTTAAGGCCTGAAGATGCTATCAGTACCAGTGTCAGAAAATGTGTTTTTCCAATTTTAGTCAAGTTCTGACTATTTGCAAGTTACCTTATGGTCTTTTAGGTTCAACCTAATTATTTTTAGGCTCTAAacctagtgtttttttttttttttaaactttctgggTTCCTGGACCCAAAAAAGGTCCAGGTATCTTCCTAGATCCTTAGGGTATGGTTGTCTCAAAGTTTGGTAATATGACTTTGTCTTCTGTCTGCAGGAAATACTACAAGTACATTCTAACCCGAAACTTTGAGGCACTCAATGCTCGGGGTGGTGGTAATCAGGTTTCCCTACTTAATGTGGTGATGGATCTAAAAAAGTGCTGTAACCACCCTTACCTCTTCCCTGTGGCTGCCATGGTAGGTCCTGAAATCtctttctttaatgttattttaattgtacccttgtcttctatttcatttttcttttttaccttttattctaGGAAGCACCAAAGATGCCCAATGGGATGTATGATGGCAGTGCTCTAATTCGAGCATCAGGGAAGCTACTTTTATTGCAAAAAATGCTCAAGAACCTCAAAGAGGGTGGTCACCGTGTGCTCATTTTCTCGCAGGTATCAGAAGGTGGTGGATTTAAGTATAGGAGAGATAGATGGTAAGGAGGTTCTTGGTGGAAGAGCTCAACTGATGTATGACGAATATATTTTCTTGTTAGATGACCAAGATGTTGGATCTGTTAGAGGATTTTTTGGAACATGAAGGTTATAAATATGAGCGAATCGATGGGGGAATTACTGGGAACATGCGTCAGGAAGCCATTGATCGTTTTAACGGTGAGAGGTTGGGTTATGTGTTATTGGTAGAAAGGGGACAAATCAAAATACCACCAGATTTTTCTTTTGgctaatcacttttttttttccccacacaacttcagttttctcatttatacttGCCACagggaatttattgaataggggaggAAATGCAGAATGGCTTGAAAGGCGTGTCTgattatttcagaaagatttCTAATGTGccatattttgttctttttttttttttccagcaccTGGGGCTCAGcagttttgctttcttctttctactcGAGCTGGGGGCCTGGGAATCAATCTAGCTACTGCAGATACTGTTATCATCTATGACTCTGATTGGAACCCCCATAATGACATCCAGGTGAACAGGATCAGATTCAGTGATTTAGCATTGATGCTGTTTGTTTTATAAAGAGTCCTCTACTTTTTATGAGTAGATGCCTaaatgaagagaaaacagaagttttactttgcataacttttttttttataaataagatatTGGATGTGATGGTTGTGCTTTCAGGGAACGATACCTCAATTCcgtctttttccagctttttggTTGGGAAGGTTGCTATTTCAACAGCTAGAGGCATTACAGACCTTGGTACTTTGATTGGATAGAAGTACAGAGGCAGGAGTCAGTGGAGCAGGGAAACAAGGTGATAGACACTTGAGCTTTtgcctctatctctctccttctgtaGGCTTTTAGCAGAGCCCATCGAATTGGTCAGAATAAGAAAGTGA comes from Sarcophilus harrisii chromosome 5, mSarHar1.11, whole genome shotgun sequence and encodes:
- the CHD4 gene encoding chromodomain-helicase-DNA-binding protein 4 isoform X5 codes for the protein MASGLGSPSPCSAGSEEEDMEVLLNSLPPPHPENEEDPEEDLSEAETPKLKKKKKPKKPRDPKIPKSKRQKKELGDSSGEGPEFVEEEDEMVLRSDSEGSDYTPGKKKKKKLGPKKEKKSKSKRKEEEEEDDDDDDSKEPKSSGQLLEDWGMEDIDHVFSEEDYRTLTNYKAFSQFVRPLIAAKNPKIAVSKMMMVLGAKWREFSTNNPFKGSSGASVAAAAAAAVAVVESMVTATEVAPPPPPVEVPIRKAKTKEGKGPNARRKPKASPRVPDAKKPKPKKVAPLKIKLGGFGSKRKRSSSEDDDLDVESDFDDASINSYSVSDGSTSRSSRSRKKLRATKKKKKGEEEVTAVDGYETDHQDYCEVCQQGGEIILCDTCPRAYHMVCLDPDMEKAPEGKWSCPHCEKEGIQWEAKEDNSEGEEILEEVGGDPEEEDDHHMEFCRVCKDGGELLCCDTCPSSYHIHCLNPPLPEIPNGEWLCPRCTCPSLKGKVQKILIWKWGQPPSPTPVPRPPDADPNTPSPKPLEGRPERQFFVKWQGMSYWHCSWVSELQLELHCQVMFRNYQRKNDMDEPPSGDFGGEEEKSRKRKNKDPKFAEMEERFYRYGIKPEWMMIHRILNHSVDKKGHVHYLIKWRDLPYDQASWESEDVEVQDYDLFKQSYWNHRELMRGEEGRPGKKLKKVKLRKLERPPETPTVDPTVKYERQPEYLDATGGTLHPYQMEGLNWLRFSWAQGTDTILADEMGLGKTVQTAVFLYSLYKEGHSKGPFLVSAPLSTIINWEREFEMWAPDMYVVTYVGDKDSRAIIRENEFSFEDNAIRGGKKASRMKKEASVKFHVLLTSYELITIDMAILGSIDWACLIVDEAHRLKNNQSKFFRVLNGYSLQHKLLLTGTPLQNNLEELFHLLNFLTPERFHNLEGFLEEFADIAKEDQIKKLHDMLGPHMLRRLKADVFKNMPSKTELIVRVELSPMQKKYYKYILTRNFEALNARGGGNQVSLLNVVMDLKKCCNHPYLFPVAAMEAPKMPNGMYDGSALIRASGKLLLLQKMLKNLKEGGHRVLIFSQMTKMLDLLEDFLEHEGYKYERIDGGITGNMRQEAIDRFNAPGAQQFCFLLSTRAGGLGINLATADTVIIYDSDWNPHNDIQAFSRAHRIGQNKKVMIYRFVTRASVEERITQVAKKKMMLTHLVVRPGLGSKTGSMSKQELDDILKFGTEELFKDEATDGGGDNKEGEDSSVIHYDDKAIERLLDRNQDETEDTELQGMNEYLSSFKVAQYVVREEEMGEEEEVEREIIKQEESVDPDYWEKLLRHHYEQQQEDLARNLGKGKRIRKQVNYNDGSQEDRDWQDDQSDNQSDYSVASEEGDEDFDERSEAPRRPSRKGLRNDKDKPLPPLLARVGGNIEVLGFNARQRKAFLNAIMRYGMPPQDAFTTQWLVRDLRGKSEKEFKAYVSLFMRHLCEPGADGAETFADGVPREGLSRQHVLTRIGVMSLIRKKVQEFEHVNGRWSMPELAEVEENKKMSQPGSPSPKTPTPSTPGDTQPNTPAPVPPPDDGVKAEENNNKEEENTEGEREVKPAAPEASVEATQPSASNPEEEKVLTEPLEGEEKVDKPEVKEKTEETMETETKGVAETEKVEEKATVDLTPIVVEDKEEKKEEEEKKEVMLQNGETPKDLGDEKQKKNIKQRFMFNIADGGFTELHSLWQNEERAATVTKKTYEIWHRRHDYWLLAGIINHGYARWQDIQNDPRYAILNEPFKGEMNRGNFLEIKNKFLARRFKLLEQALVIEEQLRRAAYLNMSEDPSHPSMALNTRFAEVECLAESHQHLSKESMAGNKPANAVLHKVLKQLEELLSDMKADVTRLPATIARIPPVAVRLQMSERNILSRLANRGPEPTPQQVAQQQ